The sequence GCTCGAGGTCGGCCTCCTCTGCCTGGAGATACACGGCGAGATCGAGGCGATCGGCGAGTGCACCGAGCGCGTTGAGGCCCTCCACCACGATCACGGCGTCGTTCCCGAGCGCGAGTGGCTCACCCGGCGTGACGTCGTAGATGACGTGCGAGTACCGGGGCACGATGACCTCGTCGGCGCCAGAATGAACGGTGTCGACGAACGCGCGCAGCGCGCCGACGTCATACGACTCCGGGAAACCCTTGCGGGCGAGCAAGGCACGCTCGCTCAACACCGAGTTCGGGTACAGGAACCCGTCCGTGCCGACCACGTCGGCAGGTGTCCCACGCTCGCTCGCCGCTCGCGCGACATCAGCGGCCAACGTCGACTTTCCCGAAGCCACCGCGCCCGCGATCCCCACGACGACCGGGGTTCCATCGGCGCGCACACGGGCTCGCGCGAGGTCGACGAGGGCGGCCGGCGCGTCGGTCATC comes from Acidimicrobiia bacterium and encodes:
- a CDS encoding type I pantothenate kinase, yielding MTDAPAALVDLARARVRADGTPVVVGIAGAVASGKSTLAADVARAASERGTPADVVGTDGFLYPNSVLSERALLARKGFPESYDVGALRAFVDTVHSGADEVIVPRYSHVIYDVTPGEPLALGNDAVIVVEGLNALGALADRLDLAVYLQAEEADLERWYVARFLELRAEAETDPRSFYRQFLAMSVEATEALARQTWREVNLVNLREHIAPTLELADCVVVKGPDHAVTAVETREHRRATGSD